One genomic region from Chelmon rostratus isolate fCheRos1 chromosome 11, fCheRos1.pri, whole genome shotgun sequence encodes:
- the si:dkey-174i8.1 gene encoding arylsulfatase I: MTQRWHRARGPLITSTCCHHGLGCLSEHKSMDGSFITEEVERPRPPHLIFIMVDDQGYGDIGYHGSDIHTPVLDQLAAEGVKLENYYVQPICSPSRSQLMTGRYQIHTGLQHSIIRSRQPLCLPPDIPTLPEHLVEAGYATHMVGKWHLGFCRSSCLPTGRGFQSFLGTLTGSGDHYSYKSCDGAEACGFDLHDGDRPAWEMTGNYSTLLYIERAKQILRSHDPHKPLFLYVSLQAPHTPLQVPNNFLHHYESQGNRLRRHYAAMLSCLDDGVGQVVQELKTSGLYQNSVLIYSSDNGGQPLSGGSNWPLRGGKGTYWEGGIRAVGFVHSPLLKRKGVVSRALIHVSDWYPTLLGLAGALQSHRGLDGHDVWGAISEGLPCPRTEILFNIDPVSRRPGEPYDKALVLNGFGIWDTAVRAAIRAGDWKLLTGNVGDGDWIPPQALPSGPEQWQKLEKRRNKLGKSVWLFNVTSDPYERSDLAEARPEVVKHLLTRLAEYNQTAVMARNPPDDPMADPELHGGVWSPWLGLEGQERDREDKEGRKERMMKIKYCKLCKLKALFKKVGSRMQRNNLFS; this comes from the exons ATGACACAGAGGTGGCATCGCGCCAGGGGGCCCCTCATAACCTCCACGTGCTGTCACCA TGGCCTTGGCTGCTTGAGTGAACACAAGTCCATGGATGGCAGTTTCATCACAGAGGAGGTTGAAAGGCCCAGGCCCCCGCACCTTATCTTCATCATGGTGGATGACCAGGGTTACGGAGACATTGGCTACCATGGCTCAGACATCCATACGCCTGTGTTGGACCAGCTGGCAGCAGAGGGGGTCAAGCTTGAAAATTATTATGTCCAGCCTATCTGCTCACCCTCTCGCAGTCAACTCATGACAGGACG CTACCAAATTCACACTGGCCTCCAGCATTCGATCATACGATCACGTCAACCCCTCTGCCTGCCCCCGGACATTCCCACCCTACCAGAGCATCTAGTTGAAGCTGGATATGCCACACACATGGTGGGGAAATGGCACCTGGGCTTCTGCAGGTCGAGCTGTCTACCCACAGGACGTGGCTTTCAGAGTTTCCTGGGCACATTGACTGGCAGTGGAGACCACTACTCCTATAAGAGCTGTGATGGGGCTGAAGCTTGTGGGTTTGACCTACATGATGGAGACAGGCCTGCCTGGGAGATGACTGGAAACTACTCCACTCTGCTCTACATAGAGAG AGCGAAGCAGATCCTGAGGAGCCATGACCCCCATAAACCACTCTTCCTCTATGTGTCCCTTCAGGCTCCCCACACACCCTTGCAGGTACCAAACAATTTTCTGCACCACTATGAATCCCAGGGCAATCGTCTCAGGCGCCACTATGCAGCCATGCTGAGCTGCCTGGATGATGGCGTTGGACAAGTGGTCCAGGAACTGAAAACTAGTGGTCTCTATCAAAACTCAGTACTGATTTACTCATCTGATAATGGTGGGCAGCCGCTCTCTGGAGGGAGCAACTGGCCGCTGAGAGGTGGCAAAGGGACCTACTGGGAAGGGGGCATCCGGGCTGTGGGCTTTGTCCATAGTCCCCTGCTGAAGAGGAAGGGTGTTGTCAGCAGAGCCCTGATCCATGTTTCTGACTGGTATCCCACATTACTGGGGCTGGCTGGGGCCCTGCAGTCCCATCGTGGCCTAGATGGTCATGATGTATGGGGGGCCATCAGCGAGGGCCTACCCTGTCCTCGCACAGAAATCCTTTTCAACATTGACCCAGTCTCAAGGAGGCCCGGGGAGCCATATGACAAGGCGTTGGTACTCAATGGCTTTGGGATCTGGGACACAGCTGTAAGGGCAGCAATAAGGGCTGGGGACTGGAAGCTTTTGACAGGAAATGTGGGTGATGGAGACTGGATACCACCACAGGCTCTTCCCAGTGGTCCAGAACAATGGCAGAAGCTTGAGAAGCGGCGCAATAAGTTGGGGAAGTCAGTTTGGCTGTTTAACGTCACCTCTGACCCCTATGAGAGATCAGACCTGGCGGAAGCTCGTCCAGAGGTTGTGAAACACCTGCTGACCAGGCTGGCAGAGTACAACCAGACAGCTGTGATGGCTAGGAATCCACCAGATGATCCTATGGCTGACCCTGAGCTCCATGGTGGAGTGTGGAGTCCCTGGCTGGGCCTGGAAGGGCAGGAAAGGGACAGGGAAGACAAGGAAGGCAGGAAAGAAAGGATGATGAAGATTAAGTACTGCAAACTATGCAAATTAAAAGCCCTCTTCAAGAAGGTGGGGTCACGCATGCAGAGGAACAACCTATTCTCCTAA